The Streptomyces sp. RKND-216 genomic sequence TGGCCCAGCGGCTCGCGCAACTGGGTGACCCGCGCTTCCGGTTGGCCATTGTCGAGGCCGAGATCGCAGCGGCCAACCGGTCGGCGCGGGCGCTGTCCTTCCTCCGCTATCTACGTTTCGCCCTCATCGGTCGTTGAGCCGCTCCGTCACTCGCTCGGCTCGGTCGGCCCACACATGCCAGGCGGGCAGTCGCACACCGTTACGGAGCAGCGCAGCGCGGCTGAGGGCGAGCCTGAGGTGGCGGGCCTCCTCCATGTCGGCGGATGCCCCGTGGTCCAGTTGGACCTGGGCCACGCTCGCTCCCCGGCAGACCTCAAAGTCGTAGGGGTAGCCGTCGGCTGCGACGTCTCTGTCGAGCCGGGCTGTGGGGATATCGCCCGTCAGCAGACGTTGGAGCCGGTCGCCGACGAGCTCGTGTCGGTGTCCGGTTTCTGCACCCGGACGTGCTTGCACGACTCTGCCCTCCGCGGCGTCCAGCAGGGCATGCGGCATCCCCGGACGAACCGCCCAGAAGTCGCGGTCACCGAACACGATGAGATGCGAACGTGCGCGGGTGACCGCCACGTTCCACAGGTTGATCTCGCGGCAGAGCCAGCTGACCGAGCTGGAGCGCATGCGGGCGCCTGCCACGAGAGACAGCAGGATCACGTCCTGCTGACCACCCTGGAAGGTGTGCACCGTTCCGATTCGTACCCGCGACTCGTGTGCCCAGCGTTTGGCGATCAGGTCCTTCTGGGCCCTGAAAGGGGTGACGACTCCCACGGTCGAGCCGTCAGGGAGCCGCTTCAGCAACCGCTCCACGGAGAGATGAACGCGGTCCGCCTCCTCCTCGTTCGTCCAGGACCCGCTTGCACCTCTGCGCGCCGTTCCGGCGACATCGAGCCACTGAACCGCTGCGACACCTTCAAGACGTCGCAGCGACCGAGGCTCGGTAAGTACCGTGAGCCGGTCGCCGTAACAGTGCCGGTTGGAGATGCGGACGATGTCCGGGTGACAGCGGAAGTGCTCGTCGAGCAGCAGAGTCTCTCCGGCCGCATGGGCAGCGGCGTGAAACGAGGAGTAACGGCGATGCTCAAGCCGGTGCTCGTCGAGCCAGCTCGCCCGGAGCCCGGCCCCACGGTGCGCCTCGGCCTCCTGGCGGGGCTGGAGGGTCGTGATGTGCTGCAGCTGCATCGGGTCACCGATCACGAGCGCCCGCCGGGCACGAAAGAGCAAGGGCAGCACGTCCGGGGTGGAGCACTGGCTCGCCTCGTCGACGATGACCAGGTCGAAGAGCGCGGCCCGGTCCCGGAACCGCCGGGGGGACCTGGCGGTGACAGCCCAGCCGGACACCTGCGGCAAGATTCGCTCCAGGGAGGACCATTGCCTCGGCGATCGCGACTTGACGGCTTCGATGCGGTCGAGGATGGCCGCCCGCGCGGTCGTTGCCCCCTCGGACACCGATGCCTGCAACAACGCTTCCGCCGTCTCCCGGACCCGTTTGTCAGTCTCCCGCAGCATGGTCAGAAGCTGAGTGTCACCTGCCACCGTCACGGCTTCGGAACTCTTCTTCCGCCAGACGGCCTCCGCTTCCACGAAACGCAGCAGGTCGGCGAAGGCTTCGCGATCTGCTACCTTCGCAGACAGAGGGGCGACATCGCGCAGACACCGCCTTCGCAGCCACCCGCCGAGGAAGCCGAGACGCCATGCCGTGCGAGCCCGGCGCAGCCATCGGCCGAGGGAGACCTCGCCCAGGGCAGCAGCGAGCGTCTGCGGATCGCTTTGGTGTCGTTCGGCGTACGAGTAGCGCTGTCGACCGAGGTCCGCCAGCTCCCGTTCCCGGCGTGCGGCCTCCGCGAGCTGTCGGCGCAGCGCCTGCTGATCCCGGAGATGGTTACGAAGCTCGCCACCGTGCATCTGGGAAGTCTGGTGGGGCTGCACGCTGCGGGTCAGCTGCTCCAGCGTGCGCAGCTCTTCCTCGACGGCTGTCTGGTTGCCCGTGCGGACGAGAAGGCCCGGTGCGAGAGCCTCGCAGCGCTGGTAGACCTCATCCACCGCCTTGTTGTTGGTCGATGCGACGAGCACGGTCTGGCCGGCTGCTCTGGCCGTGGCGACAGCGTTGACGATGAGCTGGCTCTTCCCTGTGCCAGGAGGGCCGGTGGCCACGGTGAGCCGGCGGACCATGGCGGCCCGGATGACCGCTTCCTGTCCTTCGTTGAGCTCCAGTGGAGCAACGACCTGCACCTCCTGCTCGGCGCTCTCGTCCGCTCCTTGGTCGGCCTGTGCGGTGAGTGCCCCGAGCGCGGTGCCGCCGAACTGCCCGACGCTCTTCCGGAGCGTTCCGTAGTCCTTCATCAGCTGCGCGGTGGCCGCCGAGTCCGACCGTGCAGCGAAAACGACCGCCACGTTGCGGGCGCCCTCGTGCGCGGCGCGGAGCGAGCCGCCGTCGCCCAGCGATCCGGGATCGAGGTGCTCCGTGTCGGGCAGGCCCAGTTCCTGCAACAGACTGCGCAGGTCGCGGATCATGTCTTCCCGGAAGCCGGGACGCCAGTTGGGCTGGTAGGCGGCGAGTAGTTCCTTGCCTTCGTCCTTGCCCAGTCGGTCGACGACAAGTTTGGGATGCAGGACGATCGGCCCTGTGGGCGTCACCATGCTGCGTCCCTGCGGATCGCGTTCGACTTCGACCTGACGCATGGCGAGCGGTGCGCACACCTGGCGCTTGCCGTCGTAGAGGACGGCGACGGGGTACCCGTACCAGAGGTCGGCGCCATCCTTCTCGGCGCGCTCGGCGAGGTCCACGACGCGTTCCGGCGCTCGCACTGCGGTCTCCGTACCGGAGAGCAGAACCTCCTCCCCTGCCGGCCAGAGCGCGCGTGGAGGGTCGCTGCCCTCCAGTGGCAGGAGGTCGCCCGTGGAGTTCTCCAGCTCCAGACAGTGCTGGTAGTAGGTAAGCAGCTGTGTCCAGTCGGTGTCGGTGAAAGCGGAGTCGTCATGCACAGCTTCGATGGCCTTGACCGGTGCCAGCGTCACCCCGCCGGCGCCGTCGGTGACTACGGTGAGCCCGGCAGGCAACGGCTTGAGGGCGGGGATCTGCCGGCCGGCGGCGGCATCGGCAAGGTAGATGTCGCCGGTCACCTGGAGGCTCGACTGGGTCGGCGTCTGCCGGCGCCCGTCGGGGGCGTTCCGCAAGTCACGGCTGATATACCGGAAAAGGTCGTTCGCCGAGACGTGCCCGTCACCGTCCAGGTCCGCCTGTCCGGAGTGCAGGCCGTCGACTATCGCTCGGGTGAACTGCGAGGGCTGGTCCACCTCGGCCGTGAAGGCCTGCTCCCAGTGCTGTGACGCGGTGATGACGTGCACTCCGCTGGCCTCGACGACCGGTGCGGTGGTCGCGCCCGAGGCTCCTTTGCTGCGGAAGCCCTGTACGGCGCTGCCGCTGAAACAGCAGTCAAGCAGCAGGACTTTCCGCCGCGCCGCGCACTTTTCCAACTGGTCGGTGATGTAGGAGGCTTCGAGGGCGGTCTGCTGGACCTGGTCCGCCCTGGTGTCCGTCGTGATGTAGTAGAGCTGACCGTCTTCACGGTCATATGCCCCGTGGCCGCTGAGATAGAGCACGACCAGTTCGTCCGGTTCGCGGTCTCCCAGAAATCTCTCGACAGCCTGCTTGATTGCCGTCTGCGACGAGTCCTCGACCCGCACACAGTCTTCGTACCTCCCCACCGCGGGCATCTCCAGAACCTGGCTCAGGTAGTGGACGTCCGCGCGAACCGAGGGCAGGGCGGGAAAGTTCCCGTCCTCATAGGCGGCGGTGCCCACCAGCAGGGCATGTTTGCGGCTCATCACTCGCCTCCCGGACCGATGGCCGGCCCGTCGCCCTGACCGTCGCGGAGTCTCTTCACCTCACGACCGGATACTCCGCCCTGGAACTCCGTGACCGTTCCGTCGGCATGGACGATGCGCGCCTTGCGGCTCTTACGCACCTCGACCCACGCCTTGATCGCCGTCCTCGCCAGCGCGAAGCTGCTCATGGTGAGGACGAGCACGACCTCCGGAGTCAGCAGTCCCGGCCCTTTCGCGCCCTCCGTATCACCCGCCGCTTCGGGCTGAGCGAAGCGCACCCGGGCTCCGTCCAACCTGCGCAGAACCTCACGAAGCTCTCGCGCTTCGAGCTCCGCATGCCGCGGGTCGGCGCCGAACACCTGGATCTGCACGGACTCGGTCTCGTCGTCGGACATGCTCCCCCTTCGTAAAGGCCAACTCGCCCACCCCATCACAGGATCACGGACACCGCTGATACTCCGTCAGCCTAGTGACCTCTCCCGCCGCCATGATCCGGGAACTCGGATCCTGCGTCGTGATGTTTCGTCCGGTACGCCAAGGACCCTGTACAGCGGCTCGCCCAGGTCCGCCCACCTCTCCAAAGCGTCCCGGTCCACCAGGCGGATCCCGTAGCGTGGGCCGCTGGCCCTCGCGGCCGCCGTGAAACCTCCGGTCGTGATGATCACCGCGAAATCGGCGCCATGGTCGTGGCGGTAGGTGCCGTTGACCCGTTGCACATCCTGATCGCCGACTCGTCGGTCCGGCCGCAGGCGCTTGCACTGCACCACGACCCGTCGCCCCGATCGGTCGACGACGAGTACGTCGGCCCCTTTGTCCCCCGATCTGCCCACATGCTCCGCGGCAAACCCGTCCCGGCGCACCAACGAACAGACGGCCAGCTCGAACCCCACCGGGTCCAGGGCATCGAGATGCGCCAGCGAATAGCGCACGGGCCCCGGGGGAAGCGCCGAGCGGTCAGTCCACCTCTGTACGACAAGCCATCCCGGCTTCAGGCCCAGTCCTGCTACCGCAGCGGCCAGCGCCACGCCCGTCCACACCGGCCACTGTTCGGCCGCCTGCCACAGACCGCTGGCCATGACCAGGGCGCCCATCCACCACACCCACCGGGGAATCGCCGCCCACCCCCCTTGGCTCCGCCTGCGCCGCATCAAGCGACCGGCCCGAAGAGCGCAAACACGCCACCGGCCAGCCCGAACAGTGCGAGGCCCGCAAGGTCGGTGATCGTGATCAGCGTGAAGGTGTGGTCCCGACAGCGCGCGAACAGCCCCTTGCGTCTTCGGCGGCATGGCCGGTGGAAGGTCGTCGGACCCCCGCAACGCGACACCAGCGCCATGCCGCCGATCACCAGTAATGCCACGACGAGCAGCATCGATTCCTCCGTTCCCCGCCCTATGTCTCAGGAGTATCGAGAAACCCTCGGCCCCACCAGTGCGTCTTCGGCCGAACCAGCCGGAACCGGGGGCGCACGGGAGCATCCTCCACTCGCGTGTCTCCTCCGCGCGCCCTCTGGGTAGGGCCGGCACTTGACGTACGGCTTTCCCCGTTGTCGGCGGCCATGACTAGGATTCTCCAGGGTCTGTGACGTGGCGGAACCAACACGTAAGGTCACGAATGGACGGCGACCGGAGACAGGACCAAGAGGCGGGGACAGTACATGCGGGAAGGTCGGTGGACCACGGTCACCGAGTCCGAGTTCGACCACGAACGCCGTGGACTGGAGGCCATCCGGAAGAAGTTGCCGGACGCCGACCCCTGGCGGGCCTGGTCGAACTTCACCTTCACCTCCCACACGGGCCACGTCCGCGAGGTCGACCTTCTCGTGGTCGCCCCGGGCGGCGTGTGCATGATCGAGCTCAAGGACTGGCACGGTTCGGTGACCAGTGAGAACGGCACCTGGATCCAGACCACGCCCAGTGGTCATCGCCGCCCGCACGGCAACCCGCTGCACCTCGTCAACAAGAAGGCGAAGGAGCTGGCCACCCTGCTCGGCCAGAACGGCAGGCGGGTGTGGGTGGGCGAAGCCGTCTGCTTCACCGACGGCGGGCTGCGCGTGCGCCTGCCCGCCCACGACCAGAACGGCGTCCACACCGTGGACGAGCTGGTCGCGATGCTGATGCAGCCGCCGCGTGACGAGCGGCGCCGCATCACGGCTGCCGGTTCCCGCGAGATCAAGTCCGCGCTCGACCGGATCGGTATCCGGCGGAGCGATGCCGAGTACAAGGTCGGCCCGTACCAGCTGGCCCGCAAAGCCTTCGACACCGGCCCGACCTGGGCCGATTACACGGCGGAACACAGCGAGTTGTCCGAGGTGGCGCGGGTGCGCGTCTACCTGAGTGAGCGCGGGTCGGACGCGTCGCTCCGCCGGTCGGTGGAGAGCGCGGCCCGCCGTGAGGCGGCCGTGCTGCAGCGGTTCAAGCACCCCGGCGTCGTTCAGCTCAAGCAGTACTTCCCCTCGGGGCACTCCGCGGGCCCTGCCCTGATCTTCGACTACGATCCGCGCACGCTGCGCCTCGACGAGTACCTGCTCCAGCACGGCAAGAGCCTCGACATCCTCGGCCGGATGGCGCTGGTCCGCCAGCTCGCCGAGACGATGCGCTCCGCGCACTCCGCACGGCTCCACCACCGGGCGTTGACCGCCCGCGCCGTGCACGTGATCCCCCGCGACCGGGGCCGACCCGGGCGGGCGATCGGGGAGGACGCCGCCTGGCTCAGCCCCCGTCTGGAGATCTCCGACTGGCAGATCGCCACCCAGCGTGCCTCCGACACGGCGGGCACCAGCGGGGGCGCGACGCGCTTCGCGCCCACCGCGCTCTCAGCGACACACCTCTCGGAGGACTCCGACGCCTACTTCGCACCGGAGCTGACCGCCTCCAAGCCCGACCCCGTCCACCTGGACGTGTACGGCCTCGGCGTCCTCACCTATCTCCTGGCCACGGGCCGGGCTCCGGCCGCGAGCCAGGCCGAACTGCTGGCGTGGCTGGAGGCGGGCAAGGGCCTGCGCCCCAGTTCGCTGGTCGACGACCTCTCCGGGGACATCGACGAGCTGGTGCAGGCGGCGACGGCCTACCGGCCCGATCAGCGGCTGTCCTCGGTGGACGAGTTTCTGGAGATGCTGGAGATCGTCGAGGACGGCCTGACCGCCCCGGCCCACGATCCGGAACCGGAGAAGGACTCCGACAAGGATCCGCTGGAGGCCGTGGCCGGCGACGTGCTCGACGGACGCTGGGAAGTGCGCCGCCGCCTGGGGACCGGCTCCACGAGCCGGGCCTTCCTCGTCCGGGACCTCCAGGCCGAGGCGCGCAAGACCCGCCCGCTCGCCGTTCTGAAGGTGGCCCTCTCGGACAGCAGGGGCCAGGTGCTGGTCCACGAGGCGGAGGTGATGAACCGGCTGCGTCCTGACTCCCGGGTGATCCGGCTCGTCGAGCCGGAACCGCTGCGCATCGGGTCCCGGACCGCCCTCGCCTTGGAGTATGTGGGCGACGAGCGCGACGATTCCGACCCGTCCACCCGCCCCGGCACGGGAACGCGCACCCGCCGCCGCGAGGAGACGGTCGCACGTCAGCTGCGCGAGGACGGCCGGCTGAAGATGGACCAGCTGGAGGCGTACGGCGACTACCTGTTCGGTGCCGTGGACTTCCTGGAGGGCGAGAGCGTCTGGCACCGCGACATCAAGCCGGACAACATCGCGATCCGCATCCGTCCCAACCGCACCCGCGAGCTGGTCCTCATCGACTTCTCCCTGGCGGGCTACCCGGCCAAGGACTACGAGGCCGGGACCGACGGCTACCTCGACCCGTTCATCGGCACCCTGACCCGCACCGCGTACGACTCGCACGCCGAGCGGTACGCCGTCGCCGTCACCCTGCACCAGATGGCGTCGGGCGAGCTGCCGAAGTGGGGCGACGGCTCGGTGCCGCCCAGGATGACGGACGCCGAGAAGGTCCCGCACCCGACGATTCAGGCCGACGCCTTCGAGCCCCTCGTCCGGGACGGGTTGGAAGCCTTTTTCCGCAAGGCCCTTCACCGGGACGCGGCGCAGCGTTTCCCCGACCTGAAACCGATGCGGGACGCCTGGCGGAAGATCTTCCTCGACGCCTCGCAGAAGCCGCCGTCCAGTCACCGCTCCCGCCACCCCGAGCCGGCCACGCAGCAGCCGGCAACGGACGGCCGTCAGGCGGCGATCGCGGACGCCGAGCCGCTCACGGCCGAGGAGCAGCGGGACCTCGTGGCGGCGAAGGCCACCCGCGAGACGCACCTGTCCGCCGCGGGCCTCTCTCCGGCCGCCGAGTCCTTCCTCTACGGCCTGGGGATCACGACGGTGGGCGGGCTGCTGGACTACAGCCGCACCAAGCTCCTCAACGCTCCGGGCCTGGGCACGAAGACCCGCACGGAGGTGCAGCGCCGCCAGCGACAGTGGGGCCGGATGCTACGGGAGGCTCCTCTCTCCCCGCTCACCCC encodes the following:
- the pglW gene encoding BREX system serine/threonine kinase PglW, with amino-acid sequence MREGRWTTVTESEFDHERRGLEAIRKKLPDADPWRAWSNFTFTSHTGHVREVDLLVVAPGGVCMIELKDWHGSVTSENGTWIQTTPSGHRRPHGNPLHLVNKKAKELATLLGQNGRRVWVGEAVCFTDGGLRVRLPAHDQNGVHTVDELVAMLMQPPRDERRRITAAGSREIKSALDRIGIRRSDAEYKVGPYQLARKAFDTGPTWADYTAEHSELSEVARVRVYLSERGSDASLRRSVESAARREAAVLQRFKHPGVVQLKQYFPSGHSAGPALIFDYDPRTLRLDEYLLQHGKSLDILGRMALVRQLAETMRSAHSARLHHRALTARAVHVIPRDRGRPGRAIGEDAAWLSPRLEISDWQIATQRASDTAGTSGGATRFAPTALSATHLSEDSDAYFAPELTASKPDPVHLDVYGLGVLTYLLATGRAPAASQAELLAWLEAGKGLRPSSLVDDLSGDIDELVQAATAYRPDQRLSSVDEFLEMLEIVEDGLTAPAHDPEPEKDSDKDPLEAVAGDVLDGRWEVRRRLGTGSTSRAFLVRDLQAEARKTRPLAVLKVALSDSRGQVLVHEAEVMNRLRPDSRVIRLVEPEPLRIGSRTALALEYVGDERDDSDPSTRPGTGTRTRRREETVARQLREDGRLKMDQLEAYGDYLFGAVDFLEGESVWHRDIKPDNIAIRIRPNRTRELVLIDFSLAGYPAKDYEAGTDGYLDPFIGTLTRTAYDSHAERYAVAVTLHQMASGELPKWGDGSVPPRMTDAEKVPHPTIQADAFEPLVRDGLEAFFRKALHRDAAQRFPDLKPMRDAWRKIFLDASQKPPSSHRSRHPEPATQQPATDGRQAAIADAEPLTAEEQRDLVAAKATRETHLSAAGLSPAAESFLYGLGITTVGGLLDYSRTKLLNAPGLGTKTRTEVQRRQRQWGRMLREAPLSPLTPKARAEAKEELAQLTATESAVAGALAVGEGAGDLPESALRSVSLDLLATLFVPELNNNGSNQNKVEMVRLLLRLPDEHGELPGIGVWPKQKDVADTLGLSAGRIPQMLKEERQRWKKHPAVRVLRAEIVGLLEGLGRVAPAVEIADALAVRRGTQLPGREQRRALALAAVRAVVEVEQLQPDEAEFQHQANRRATEDVLAAGLLALDVREGDGPDTPTAPGLLQYATRLGRTADRLSRLETLPTATTVLSELGALTPPPGTVDWDERRLVELAAAASENAAATPRLEIYPRDLPLVRALRLTQAGLVRLIPGQPEGRQPGLTDKDVHERVRARFPELVIRDRRGVSTHELPVDGPLTKALREAGFDLTLSTHEVTRTLRYLPTRMDSASTYLTSADWRQSTQAGAATRYSDDPMVASGVRADERLLASARRDGYRVLTVHHGRAVEAIRRLAGHRIGAQPVSVTALFLESLHALVPPGTKPTWETLLKADVAEPGSRGALKFGEYARTAWGTVEPQVRDLLAPGAGSGPVLLTEVAVFARYDGMGVLDRLAEAARQGGRGLWLLVPQADPAREPKLGHTAVAYQAGLGEWIDLPDSWVKKDYLSGTTDGHVVGVNGTEGDDE
- a CDS encoding restriction endonuclease encodes the protein MGALVMASGLWQAAEQWPVWTGVALAAAVAGLGLKPGWLVVQRWTDRSALPPGPVRYSLAHLDALDPVGFELAVCSLVRRDGFAAEHVGRSGDKGADVLVVDRSGRRVVVQCKRLRPDRRVGDQDVQRVNGTYRHDHGADFAVIITTGGFTAAARASGPRYGIRLVDRDALERWADLGEPLYRVLGVPDETSRRRIRVPGSWRRERSLG
- a CDS encoding AAA domain-containing protein; its protein translation is MSRKHALLVGTAAYEDGNFPALPSVRADVHYLSQVLEMPAVGRYEDCVRVEDSSQTAIKQAVERFLGDREPDELVVLYLSGHGAYDREDGQLYYITTDTRADQVQQTALEASYITDQLEKCAARRKVLLLDCCFSGSAVQGFRSKGASGATTAPVVEASGVHVITASQHWEQAFTAEVDQPSQFTRAIVDGLHSGQADLDGDGHVSANDLFRYISRDLRNAPDGRRQTPTQSSLQVTGDIYLADAAAGRQIPALKPLPAGLTVVTDGAGGVTLAPVKAIEAVHDDSAFTDTDWTQLLTYYQHCLELENSTGDLLPLEGSDPPRALWPAGEEVLLSGTETAVRAPERVVDLAERAEKDGADLWYGYPVAVLYDGKRQVCAPLAMRQVEVERDPQGRSMVTPTGPIVLHPKLVVDRLGKDEGKELLAAYQPNWRPGFREDMIRDLRSLLQELGLPDTEHLDPGSLGDGGSLRAAHEGARNVAVVFAARSDSAATAQLMKDYGTLRKSVGQFGGTALGALTAQADQGADESAEQEVQVVAPLELNEGQEAVIRAAMVRRLTVATGPPGTGKSQLIVNAVATARAAGQTVLVASTNNKAVDEVYQRCEALAPGLLVRTGNQTAVEEELRTLEQLTRSVQPHQTSQMHGGELRNHLRDQQALRRQLAEAARRERELADLGRQRYSYAERHQSDPQTLAAALGEVSLGRWLRRARTAWRLGFLGGWLRRRCLRDVAPLSAKVADREAFADLLRFVEAEAVWRKKSSEAVTVAGDTQLLTMLRETDKRVRETAEALLQASVSEGATTARAAILDRIEAVKSRSPRQWSSLERILPQVSGWAVTARSPRRFRDRAALFDLVIVDEASQCSTPDVLPLLFRARRALVIGDPMQLQHITTLQPRQEAEAHRGAGLRASWLDEHRLEHRRYSSFHAAAHAAGETLLLDEHFRCHPDIVRISNRHCYGDRLTVLTEPRSLRRLEGVAAVQWLDVAGTARRGASGSWTNEEEADRVHLSVERLLKRLPDGSTVGVVTPFRAQKDLIAKRWAHESRVRIGTVHTFQGGQQDVILLSLVAGARMRSSSVSWLCREINLWNVAVTRARSHLIVFGDRDFWAVRPGMPHALLDAAEGRVVQARPGAETGHRHELVGDRLQRLLTGDIPTARLDRDVAADGYPYDFEVCRGASVAQVQLDHGASADMEEARHLRLALSRAALLRNGVRLPAWHVWADRAERVTERLNDR